One region of Erwinia tracheiphila genomic DNA includes:
- a CDS encoding IS481 family transposase — protein MIHTNNPIIKHKAGLLNLAEELGNVSKACKIMGVSRDTFYRYQELAAEGGIDALINQNRRVPNLKNRADEATERAVVEYAVEFPAHGQHRTSNELRKKGVFISGSGVRSIWQRHDLENFRKRLKALEEKVAREGIVLTDAQIAALEKKAHDDEASGEIETAHPGYLGSQDTFYVGNLKGVGRIYQQTFVDTYSKVAHCKLYTSKTPITAADLLNDRVLPFYEAQGLPMLRILTDRGTEYCGKVEQHDYQLYLAINDIDHTKTKAMSPQTNGICERFHKTILQDFYQVTFRKKLYEDLESLQTDLDNWLWHYNNERTHQGKMCCGRTPMATLLDGKRVWAEKNLNQM, from the coding sequence ATGATTCATACTAACAATCCCATCATCAAACACAAAGCCGGCCTGCTCAATCTCGCCGAAGAACTCGGTAACGTATCAAAAGCCTGCAAGATCATGGGCGTGTCACGCGACACGTTTTACCGTTATCAGGAACTGGCTGCTGAAGGCGGCATCGATGCGCTGATTAACCAGAACCGCCGCGTCCCCAACCTGAAGAACCGCGCCGACGAAGCCACTGAACGCGCTGTTGTTGAATATGCCGTTGAGTTCCCGGCCCACGGGCAACACCGGACCAGTAATGAGCTGCGTAAAAAAGGCGTGTTTATCTCCGGTAGCGGCGTGCGCTCCATCTGGCAACGGCACGACCTGGAGAACTTCCGTAAACGCCTGAAGGCACTTGAGGAAAAGGTCGCCAGAGAAGGCATCGTGCTTACCGACGCTCAAATCGCAGCGCTGGAGAAGAAGGCCCACGATGACGAGGCCAGCGGAGAAATCGAAACTGCTCACCCGGGTTATCTCGGGTCGCAGGACACCTTCTACGTGGGCAATCTGAAAGGTGTGGGTCGTATCTACCAGCAGACGTTCGTGGATACGTACTCGAAAGTGGCACACTGCAAGCTGTATACGAGTAAAACGCCGATCACCGCCGCAGACCTGCTCAATGATCGCGTACTGCCGTTCTACGAGGCTCAGGGACTGCCGATGCTGAGGATCCTGACCGACAGGGGAACGGAGTACTGTGGTAAGGTGGAGCAGCATGATTACCAGCTGTATCTGGCCATCAACGATATCGACCATACAAAAACGAAGGCGATGTCTCCGCAGACGAACGGCATCTGCGAGCGCTTCCATAAAACTATTTTGCAGGATTTTTATCAGGTTACGTTCCGTAAGAAGTTATACGAAGACCTGGAGAGCCTGCAAACGGATCTGGACAACTGGTTGTGGCATTACAATAATGAGCGAACTCATCAGGGAAAAATGTGCTGCGGGCGTACGCCAATGGCCACGTTACTTGATGGTAAACGAGTCTGGGCAGAAAAAAATCTGAACCAGATGTAA
- the yhjD gene encoding inner membrane protein YhjD, translating into MTETKRPPTPHPDEKPLIDIRTGNQIIDKSIGRFSKLIARFQAIHAVAHFIRAGERFNDRLGSQFGAAITYFSFLSLIPILMVSFAAVGFVLASDQDLLTELINKIVNSISDPTLATTLKNTVKTAIEQRTTVGLTGLLIALYSGISWMGNLREAILAQSRDVWERNKQDQEKVWFKYSRDFISLTGLVIALIVTLSLTSIAGAAQATIVQALGLEGIEWLRPVMTLIALSISIMANYLLFLWIFWILPHHKPRKKALFRGTLLAAIGFEVIKFIMTLTLPKLASSPSGAAFGSVLGLMAFFYFFARLTLFCAAWIATARYSDDKPIRPATTKHPAL; encoded by the coding sequence ATGACAGAAACTAAACGGCCCCCCACTCCGCATCCGGACGAAAAACCGCTTATTGATATCAGGACCGGCAATCAGATCATAGACAAGTCCATCGGTCGTTTTTCAAAACTGATTGCCCGATTTCAGGCAATCCATGCGGTGGCGCATTTTATTCGTGCAGGCGAACGTTTTAATGACCGTCTGGGAAGCCAGTTTGGCGCCGCAATCACTTATTTCTCCTTTCTTTCACTCATTCCAATTCTCATGGTTTCTTTTGCTGCAGTCGGGTTTGTGCTCGCATCTGACCAGGATCTACTGACGGAGCTGATCAATAAGATCGTCAACAGCATCAGCGATCCAACGCTGGCTACAACACTTAAAAATACGGTGAAAACAGCCATTGAGCAGCGCACCACTGTTGGTCTCACTGGCCTGCTTATTGCCCTTTATTCCGGGATCAGCTGGATGGGCAATTTGCGCGAAGCCATTCTCGCGCAATCACGTGACGTCTGGGAACGTAATAAACAGGATCAGGAGAAAGTCTGGTTTAAGTACTCACGGGATTTTATTTCGCTTACTGGTCTGGTCATCGCACTGATAGTGACGCTTTCGCTGACCTCCATTGCCGGAGCAGCTCAGGCGACCATCGTACAGGCGCTGGGTTTGGAAGGTATTGAGTGGCTACGACCGGTGATGACACTCATCGCACTATCCATATCAATTATGGCTAATTACTTACTGTTCCTGTGGATTTTCTGGATATTGCCCCACCACAAACCGCGTAAGAAAGCACTCTTTCGTGGCACACTGCTTGCCGCAATAGGTTTCGAAGTCATCAAGTTTATTATGACGCTGACGCTCCCCAAACTGGCCTCTTCACCTTCTGGCGCGGCTTTTGGATCGGTACTTGGGCTAATGGCTTTTTTCTATTTCTTCGCCCGCCTGACGCTGTTTTGTGCGGCATGGATTGCTACCGCACGCTATTCAGACGACAAACCGATCAGGCCAGCCACCACTAAACACCCGGCATTATGA
- a CDS encoding CDP-diacylglycerol diphosphatase, with translation MQGQRHTLIAVALVGVVVTAGCASVVLGHKPSAGALWNIVSQKCVPNQQKNNNPTPCRIVDLRYDYVVLKDQIGPLQFLLIPVEKITGIEDQKLLHPATPNFFAEAWRSRHYMTEKRGQPINDSAVSLAVNSLRGRTQDQLHIHISCLRPDIRRHLDTLASTLNSKWQFAQLGEHQYQVRTLTGDEMQKSSPFIHVANELPGAREEMYKYGIAVASLPDGRRAIMVIKRNLLLLNRGSAEELQDHSCSILKS, from the coding sequence ATGCAGGGGCAAAGGCATACCCTCATCGCAGTGGCATTGGTTGGGGTTGTGGTGACAGCGGGCTGTGCTTCTGTTGTGTTGGGTCATAAACCCAGCGCAGGTGCGTTATGGAACATCGTTAGTCAGAAATGTGTACCAAATCAACAAAAAAATAACAATCCAACACCGTGCCGTATCGTCGATCTTCGCTATGATTACGTGGTGCTGAAAGATCAAATCGGTCCATTGCAATTTCTGCTGATCCCGGTTGAAAAAATCACCGGGATTGAAGATCAAAAGTTACTTCATCCTGCTACCCCTAATTTCTTTGCCGAAGCTTGGCGTTCTCGTCATTACATGACGGAGAAACGCGGCCAGCCGATCAATGACAGCGCCGTATCCTTAGCGGTTAATTCGCTACGTGGTCGAACACAAGACCAGCTGCATATTCATATTTCCTGCCTGCGTCCGGATATTCGCCGCCATCTGGACACGCTGGCTTCAACATTAAACAGCAAATGGCAGTTTGCACAACTGGGAGAACATCAGTACCAGGTTCGCACCCTCACGGGCGACGAGATGCAAAAGAGCAGCCCGTTTATCCATGTTGCTAACGAGCTGCCCGGCGCACGGGAAGAGATGTACAAATATGGGATCGCGGTTGCTTCATTACCGGATGGGCGTCGTGCCATCATGGTTATTAAGCGTAATCTGTTGCTGCTGAACCGAGGTTCTGCGGAAGAGCTACAGGACCACAGTTGCAGCATCCTTAAATCATAA